In a single window of the Elaeis guineensis isolate ETL-2024a chromosome 8, EG11, whole genome shotgun sequence genome:
- the LOC105050652 gene encoding protein C2-DOMAIN ABA-RELATED 11 isoform X2, translating to MEENVGLVKVIIVQGRKLAIRDFTSSDPYVVVTVGNQEVFDRDRFKSDDKMGHAFLDLRPLASASKLKQALQLTTGETMLRKVAANSDNCLLADTSVTYVNGEIVLDARLKLRDVESGELYVTVKWIDHPTTNCGRG from the exons ATGGAGGAGAATGTTGGACTTGTTAAGGTGATCATCGTGCAAGGGAGGAAGCTGGCTATCCGGGATTTTACAAGCAGCGATCCCTACGTTGTGGTCACAGTAGGAAATCAG GAGGTGTTCGATAGGGACCGGTTCAAATCAGATGACAAGATGGGTCATGCCTTCCTCGATCTTCGACCGCTTGCCTCAGCTTCAAAGTTGAAGCAAGCACTGCAGCTAACCACAGGCGAGACCATGCTGAGGAAAGTAGCAGCTAACAGCGACAATTGCCTCTTGGCGGACACATCTGTCACATACGTGAATGGTGAGATTGTGCTTGATGCACGCTTGAAGCTGCGTGACGTTGAATCAGGTGAATTATATGTGACGGTCAAGTGGATTGATCACCCAACTACTAATTGTGGAAGAGGCTAG
- the LOC105050652 gene encoding protein C2-DOMAIN ABA-RELATED 11 isoform X1: protein MEENVGLVKVIIVQGRKLAIRDFTSSDPYVVVTVGNQTAKTKVIKSCLNPVWNEEITFSANEPLGVLKLEVFDRDRFKSDDKMGHAFLDLRPLASASKLKQALQLTTGETMLRKVAANSDNCLLADTSVTYVNGEIVLDARLKLRDVESGELYVTVKWIDHPTTNCGRG, encoded by the exons ATGGAGGAGAATGTTGGACTTGTTAAGGTGATCATCGTGCAAGGGAGGAAGCTGGCTATCCGGGATTTTACAAGCAGCGATCCCTACGTTGTGGTCACAGTAGGAAATCAG ACTGCAAAGACAAAGGTCATCAAGAGTTGCCTAAATCCTGTTTGGAATGAAGAAATAACATTCTCTGCGAATGAACCTCTTGGTGTCTTAAAACTG GAGGTGTTCGATAGGGACCGGTTCAAATCAGATGACAAGATGGGTCATGCCTTCCTCGATCTTCGACCGCTTGCCTCAGCTTCAAAGTTGAAGCAAGCACTGCAGCTAACCACAGGCGAGACCATGCTGAGGAAAGTAGCAGCTAACAGCGACAATTGCCTCTTGGCGGACACATCTGTCACATACGTGAATGGTGAGATTGTGCTTGATGCACGCTTGAAGCTGCGTGACGTTGAATCAGGTGAATTATATGTGACGGTCAAGTGGATTGATCACCCAACTACTAATTGTGGAAGAGGCTAG